Proteins from a genomic interval of Cucumis melo cultivar AY chromosome 7, USDA_Cmelo_AY_1.0, whole genome shotgun sequence:
- the LOC103493111 gene encoding uncharacterized protein LOC103493111 isoform X2 translates to MEPTVNERVMRSRRTVFSNSPIRTSDREDIDDYERKIGKETKGVWTMQRLGDKEVGSVEEPHSQFSEQRIENWVRRYNIEQDMNIYDYDSPSTAPYRNPIGVARTRATFEHHRVERDAFTGYSGNSMAGAHGKGAPNFRYSSDRPSSSNLDLFYGHPEPNRNYEGPIEGLDPNRAELLRKLDELKAQIIKSCDVVDRPRVVADRAPVDPYYGRAGYNVSMRSSTKSPQHINSPQYFGRGSGTFPATGPHQRNGEDFLHPPRHVVKDMPLYEDQFQEQMVRKTNHQAGHQYPPRQHYPESIMDFKQDPLSPSHDEDVFFHHPACSCSQCGKRNRQGPLLQAPNSPAINVSNPKEPTKSSTYHNENPVTVGLVASNLPRAGRFPSQDTLPHSRQPSELDSEIDGFGLVQPRTAAVLQRNGKSRDAIAGGAPFIVCSSCLELLKLPRKLYKLEVDWQKLQCGACSVVIIVKVKNRKLVISVPAETKPSEVSPNDGSPQSVVDATCSVESSDNSSHKVIDTDHNKPSDDQDSDCAKTQEVTSSPISSKEKESPTINCDPKNLSDSADLPPKDTPSVISTVENSDNPSHDKPSEHREGSENKQKVLVDDVTEPSELDVSFDDYSNIHVSLDTVEINKEEEEEEEEGEDDQNKIKSNQESETFFVGLSRNNLRDFSRSSEITDNGRPTVSVNGQPLPAHIVKKAEKHAGPILPGDYWYDYQAGFWGVMGHPCLGIIPPFIDEFTYPMSRNCAAGNTGIFVNGRELHKRDLELLSSRGLPTTTNKLYRIDISGRVIDEDSGKELYNLGKLAPTIEKVKHGFGMKVPRTLK, encoded by the exons ATGGAGCCAACTGTAAATGAGAGAGTCATGAGGTCCAGAAGGACTGTCTTCAGCAACAGTCCGATTAGAACAAGTGATAGAGAGGATATAGATGACTATGAGAGAAAAATTGGGAAGGAAACTAAGGGAGTTTGGACTATGCAGAGGCTTGGAGATAAAGAAGTTGGTTCGGTTGAAGAACCGCACAGTCAATTTTCAGAACAACGTATCGAAAATTGGGTTCGGCGGTATAATATTGAACAAGACATGAACATTTATGATTATGATTCTCCAAGTACAGCACCTTATCGTAATCCTATTGGAGTAGCAAGAACCCGAGCTACTTTTGAGCATCATAGAGTTGAAAGAGATGCATTCACAGGGTATTCTGGAAACTCTATGGCTGGTGCTCATGGAAAAGGAGCTCCAAATTTCCGCTATTCTAGTGACAGACCTTCAAGTTCTAACTTGGATTTGTTCTATGGCCATCCCGAGCCTAATCGTAACTATGAAGGTCCTATAGAAGGCTTAGACCCAAATCGAGCTGAACTCCTAAGAAAGTTGGATGAGTTGAAAGCCCAAATTATCAAGTCCTGTGATGTGGTAGATAGACCAAGAGTTGTTGCTGATAGAGCTCCAGTTGATCCATATTACGGTCGAGCTGGTTACAATGTCTCAATGCGATCTTCGACAAAGAGCCCACAGCATATCAACAGCCCTCAGTACTTTGGTCGGGGAAGTGGAACCTTTCCAGCAACAGGTCCTCATCAAAGAAATGGTGAGGATTTCTTACATCCTCCGAGGCACGTTGTGAAAGATATGCCATTGTACGAGGATCAGTTTCAGGAGCAAATGGTAAGGAAGACTAACCATCAGGCAGGCCATCAGTATCCTCCACGACAACACTATCCAGAAAGCATAATGGATTTCAAACAAGATCCTCTTTCTCCATCGCATGATGAAGATGTTTTTTTTCACCATCCTGCCTGCTCCTGTTCacaatgcggcaaaaggaacaGGCAAGGGCCTCTTCTTCAAGCACCAAATTCTCCTGCAATCAATGTAAGTAATCCGAAAGAGCCAACCAAATCTAGCACGTATCATAATGAAAATCCTGTTACAGTTGGCCTCGTGGCTTCCAATCTGCCACGTGCTGGCCGTTTTCCATCTCAAGATACACTTCCACACTCTAGACAACCTAGCGAGCTTGATTCAGAGATTGATGGTTTTGGTCTTGTTCAACCAAGAACTGCTGCAGTTTTGCAGAGAAATGGAAAATCTCGCGATGCAATCGCTGGCGGTGCTCCATTCATTGTATGTTCTAGTTGCTTGGAGTTGCTGAAACTGCCAAGAAAACTTTACAAGTTGGAGGTGGATTGGCAGAAACTACAGTGTGGTGCTTGTTCGGTTGTCATTATCGTAAAAGTAAAAAACAGAAAGCTTGTTATTAGCGTTCCAGCAGAAACCAAGCCTTCTGAAGTTTCTCCTAATGATGGTTCCCCCCAAAGCGTTGTCGATGCTACCTGCTCCGTAGAAAGTTCTGATAATTCTAGTCACAAAGTGATCGATACCGACCACAACAAACCCTCTGACGACCAGGATTCAGATTGCGCTAAAACACAGGAGGTAACTTCATCTCCCATTTCTTCCAAGGAAAAAGAGTCCCCAACTATTAATTGTGATCCGAAAAATCTCTCGGACTCTGCTGACCTGCCTCCGAAAGATACACCATCTGTAATAAGTACTGTGGAGAATTCTGACAACCCTTCTCATGATAAACCTAGCGAACACAGAGAAGGAAGTGAAAATAAGCAGAAAGTTTTGGTAGATGATGTCACCGAACCAAGTGAGTTAGACGTCTCTTTTGATGATTATTCAAACATTCATGTTTCTCTTGATACTGTGGAAataaacaaagaagaagaagaagaagaagaagaaggagaagacgaTCAAAACAAGATCAAAAGCAATCAAGAATCTGAAACCTTCTTTGTGGGTCTCAGTAGAAACAACTTAAGAGATTTTTCAAGATCAAGTGAAATTACGGATAATGGAAGGCCTACTGTTTCGGTTAATGGCCAGCCTTTACCAGCTCATATAGTTAAAAAGGCTGAAAAGCATGCTGGACCCATTCTTCCCGGAGATTATTG GTATGATTACCAAGCTGGATTCTGGGGTGTAATGGGCCATCCATGTCTTGGTATTATTCCT CCATTTATCGACGAGTTCACCTATCCAATGTCGAGGAACTGTGCTGCTGGAAACACTGGAATCTTTGTCAATGGGAGAGAACTTCATAAAAGGGATTTGGAGTTGCTTTCTAGCAGAGGGTTGCCTACTACTACAAATAAATTGTATAGAATCGACATTTCGGGAAGAGTTATAGATGAAGACTCTGGAAAAGAGTTATATAACCTGGGAAAACTCGCCCCAAC CATTGAGAAGGTAAAACATGGGTTTGGCATGAAAGTACCAAGAACACTCAAGTGA
- the LOC103493111 gene encoding protein ENHANCED DISEASE RESISTANCE 4-like isoform X1, with amino-acid sequence MATAQKVRVVRCPRCQNLLPEPSGLPVYQCGGCGIVLKAKSEVLFNEKRDFGSSEKYENLSEQGGSSLGGVSDSEWDSPSMEPTVNERVMRSRRTVFSNSPIRTSDREDIDDYERKIGKETKGVWTMQRLGDKEVGSVEEPHSQFSEQRIENWVRRYNIEQDMNIYDYDSPSTAPYRNPIGVARTRATFEHHRVERDAFTGYSGNSMAGAHGKGAPNFRYSSDRPSSSNLDLFYGHPEPNRNYEGPIEGLDPNRAELLRKLDELKAQIIKSCDVVDRPRVVADRAPVDPYYGRAGYNVSMRSSTKSPQHINSPQYFGRGSGTFPATGPHQRNGEDFLHPPRHVVKDMPLYEDQFQEQMVRKTNHQAGHQYPPRQHYPESIMDFKQDPLSPSHDEDVFFHHPACSCSQCGKRNRQGPLLQAPNSPAINVSNPKEPTKSSTYHNENPVTVGLVASNLPRAGRFPSQDTLPHSRQPSELDSEIDGFGLVQPRTAAVLQRNGKSRDAIAGGAPFIVCSSCLELLKLPRKLYKLEVDWQKLQCGACSVVIIVKVKNRKLVISVPAETKPSEVSPNDGSPQSVVDATCSVESSDNSSHKVIDTDHNKPSDDQDSDCAKTQEVTSSPISSKEKESPTINCDPKNLSDSADLPPKDTPSVISTVENSDNPSHDKPSEHREGSENKQKVLVDDVTEPSELDVSFDDYSNIHVSLDTVEINKEEEEEEEEGEDDQNKIKSNQESETFFVGLSRNNLRDFSRSSEITDNGRPTVSVNGQPLPAHIVKKAEKHAGPILPGDYWYDYQAGFWGVMGHPCLGIIPPFIDEFTYPMSRNCAAGNTGIFVNGRELHKRDLELLSSRGLPTTTNKLYRIDISGRVIDEDSGKELYNLGKLAPTIEKVKHGFGMKVPRTLK; translated from the exons ATGGCTACTGCGCAGAAAGTTCGAGTAGTTCGTTGTCCTAGATGCCAGAATCTCTTGCCTGAACCTTCTGGACTTCCCGTTTATCAGTGTGGTGGATGTGGTATTGTTCTTAAAG CAAAGAGTGAAGTTCTCTTTAATGAGAAAAGGGATTTTGGGAGCAGTGAGAAATATGAGAATTTATCAGAACAAGGAGGTAGCAGCTTAGGTGGTGTTTCCGACTCTGAGTGGGATAGTCCAAGCATGGAGCCAACTGTAAATGAGAGAGTCATGAGGTCCAGAAGGACTGTCTTCAGCAACAGTCCGATTAGAACAAGTGATAGAGAGGATATAGATGACTATGAGAGAAAAATTGGGAAGGAAACTAAGGGAGTTTGGACTATGCAGAGGCTTGGAGATAAAGAAGTTGGTTCGGTTGAAGAACCGCACAGTCAATTTTCAGAACAACGTATCGAAAATTGGGTTCGGCGGTATAATATTGAACAAGACATGAACATTTATGATTATGATTCTCCAAGTACAGCACCTTATCGTAATCCTATTGGAGTAGCAAGAACCCGAGCTACTTTTGAGCATCATAGAGTTGAAAGAGATGCATTCACAGGGTATTCTGGAAACTCTATGGCTGGTGCTCATGGAAAAGGAGCTCCAAATTTCCGCTATTCTAGTGACAGACCTTCAAGTTCTAACTTGGATTTGTTCTATGGCCATCCCGAGCCTAATCGTAACTATGAAGGTCCTATAGAAGGCTTAGACCCAAATCGAGCTGAACTCCTAAGAAAGTTGGATGAGTTGAAAGCCCAAATTATCAAGTCCTGTGATGTGGTAGATAGACCAAGAGTTGTTGCTGATAGAGCTCCAGTTGATCCATATTACGGTCGAGCTGGTTACAATGTCTCAATGCGATCTTCGACAAAGAGCCCACAGCATATCAACAGCCCTCAGTACTTTGGTCGGGGAAGTGGAACCTTTCCAGCAACAGGTCCTCATCAAAGAAATGGTGAGGATTTCTTACATCCTCCGAGGCACGTTGTGAAAGATATGCCATTGTACGAGGATCAGTTTCAGGAGCAAATGGTAAGGAAGACTAACCATCAGGCAGGCCATCAGTATCCTCCACGACAACACTATCCAGAAAGCATAATGGATTTCAAACAAGATCCTCTTTCTCCATCGCATGATGAAGATGTTTTTTTTCACCATCCTGCCTGCTCCTGTTCacaatgcggcaaaaggaacaGGCAAGGGCCTCTTCTTCAAGCACCAAATTCTCCTGCAATCAATGTAAGTAATCCGAAAGAGCCAACCAAATCTAGCACGTATCATAATGAAAATCCTGTTACAGTTGGCCTCGTGGCTTCCAATCTGCCACGTGCTGGCCGTTTTCCATCTCAAGATACACTTCCACACTCTAGACAACCTAGCGAGCTTGATTCAGAGATTGATGGTTTTGGTCTTGTTCAACCAAGAACTGCTGCAGTTTTGCAGAGAAATGGAAAATCTCGCGATGCAATCGCTGGCGGTGCTCCATTCATTGTATGTTCTAGTTGCTTGGAGTTGCTGAAACTGCCAAGAAAACTTTACAAGTTGGAGGTGGATTGGCAGAAACTACAGTGTGGTGCTTGTTCGGTTGTCATTATCGTAAAAGTAAAAAACAGAAAGCTTGTTATTAGCGTTCCAGCAGAAACCAAGCCTTCTGAAGTTTCTCCTAATGATGGTTCCCCCCAAAGCGTTGTCGATGCTACCTGCTCCGTAGAAAGTTCTGATAATTCTAGTCACAAAGTGATCGATACCGACCACAACAAACCCTCTGACGACCAGGATTCAGATTGCGCTAAAACACAGGAGGTAACTTCATCTCCCATTTCTTCCAAGGAAAAAGAGTCCCCAACTATTAATTGTGATCCGAAAAATCTCTCGGACTCTGCTGACCTGCCTCCGAAAGATACACCATCTGTAATAAGTACTGTGGAGAATTCTGACAACCCTTCTCATGATAAACCTAGCGAACACAGAGAAGGAAGTGAAAATAAGCAGAAAGTTTTGGTAGATGATGTCACCGAACCAAGTGAGTTAGACGTCTCTTTTGATGATTATTCAAACATTCATGTTTCTCTTGATACTGTGGAAataaacaaagaagaagaagaagaagaagaagaaggagaagacgaTCAAAACAAGATCAAAAGCAATCAAGAATCTGAAACCTTCTTTGTGGGTCTCAGTAGAAACAACTTAAGAGATTTTTCAAGATCAAGTGAAATTACGGATAATGGAAGGCCTACTGTTTCGGTTAATGGCCAGCCTTTACCAGCTCATATAGTTAAAAAGGCTGAAAAGCATGCTGGACCCATTCTTCCCGGAGATTATTG GTATGATTACCAAGCTGGATTCTGGGGTGTAATGGGCCATCCATGTCTTGGTATTATTCCT CCATTTATCGACGAGTTCACCTATCCAATGTCGAGGAACTGTGCTGCTGGAAACACTGGAATCTTTGTCAATGGGAGAGAACTTCATAAAAGGGATTTGGAGTTGCTTTCTAGCAGAGGGTTGCCTACTACTACAAATAAATTGTATAGAATCGACATTTCGGGAAGAGTTATAGATGAAGACTCTGGAAAAGAGTTATATAACCTGGGAAAACTCGCCCCAAC CATTGAGAAGGTAAAACATGGGTTTGGCATGAAAGTACCAAGAACACTCAAGTGA
- the LOC103493110 gene encoding high mobility group B protein 6 translates to MADSTTVELPVSGAPAVPTKKPRNSRKALKDKNSSPEVPQSQSMVTKVTTPSEGEILSQNQSSAKKPKSKAAAKKQPAKQSFDKDLQEMQDMLQQLKLDKEKTEELLKEKDEMLKQKDEELKTRDKEQEKLQIELKKLQKLKEFKPTMNFPMIQILKDKEQDKKEKKKCAEKKRPAQPYILWCKDQWNEIKKENPEADFKETSNILGAKWKTIPAEEKKPYEEKYQAEKETYLRITSREKRESEAMKLLEEEQKQKTAMELLEQYLQFKEEAEKENKKKKKEKDPLKPKQPMSAFFLFSNERRASLVAENKNIVELAKIAGEEWKNMTEEQKGPYEEMAKKNKEKYMQEMEIYKQKKEEEAAILKKEEEEQMKVQKHEALLLLKKKEKTETIIKKSKEERQKKKKEGKNPVDPNKPKKPASSYILFSKEARKSVMEEKPGVSNSTVNALISVKWKELSEEERKIWNDKAAEAMEAYKKEVEEYNKSVAEMKGDDHEEKS, encoded by the exons ATGGCCGATTCCACCACTGTTGAACTTCCTGTTTCCGGTGCACCGGCCGTACCGACAAAGAAACCAAGAAACAGCCGGAAGGCTTTGAAGGACAAAAACTCTTCACCGGAGGTACCACAATCTCAATCCATGGTTACGAAAGTTACAACACCATCGGAAGGAGAGATCCTCTCTCAGAATCAATCTTCGGCTAAGAAACCGAAATCCAAAGCCGCGGCAAAGAAGCAGCCGGCAAAACAATCCTTTGATAAAGATTTGCAGGAAATGCAGGATATGCTGCAGCAGTTGAAGCTGGATAAGGAGAAGACTGAGGAGCTgttgaaagaaaaagatgagATGCTTAAACAGAAGGATGAAGAGCTTAAAACGAGAGATAAAGAACAGGAAAAACTCCAGATCGAATTGAAGAAATTGCAGAAGTTGAAGGAGTTCAAACCTACTATG AACTTCcctatgattcaaattttgaaagaCAAGGAACAAgataagaaagagaagaagaaatgcGCGGAAAAGAAGAGGCCGGCACAACCTTACATCTTATGGTGCAAAGATCAGTGGAACGAG ATCAAGAAGGAGAATCCAGAGGCTGATTTCAAGGAAACCTCAAACATTTTGGGGGCTAAATGGAAGACTATTCCAGCAGAGGAGAAGAAGCCATATGAGGAGAAGTACCAAGCTGAAAAAGAAACCTATTTGCGAATCACTTCTAGAGAGAAGCGTGAGAGTGAGGCCATGAAGTTGTTAGAAGAAGAGCAGAAGCAGAAGACGGCTATGGAGCTGCTTGAGCAGTACCTTCAATTCAAAGAGGAAGCAGAGAAggagaacaagaagaagaa GAAAGAGAAAGATCCATTGAAGCCAAAACAACCCATGTCTGCATTCTTTCTCTTCTCAAATGAGAGGCGTGCATCTCTTGTTGCTGAAAACAAGAACATTGTTGAG CTAGCGAAGATAGCAGGAGAGGAGTGGAAGAACATGACGGAGGAGCAGAAAGGTCCTTACGAAGAG ATGGCAAAGAAGAACAAGGAAAAATACATGCAGGAAATGGAAATTTACAAGCAGAAAAAGGAGGAGGAAGCAGCAATCCTGaagaaggaagaggaagagCAAATGAAGGTCCAGAAACATGAGGCTTTACTATTgctaaagaagaaagaaaaaactgaGACTATTATAAAGAAATCGAAGGAGGAGCgccagaagaagaagaaggaagggAAAAATCCTGTTGATCCCAACAAGCCTAAGAAGCCTGCATCCTCTTACATCTTGTTCAG TAAAGAAGCAAGGAAAAGTGTAATGGAGGAGAAGCCTGGAGTAAGCAACTCTACAGTGAATGCACTGATATCAGTAAAATGGAAG GAACTAAGTGAAGAGGAGAGAAAAATATGGAATGACAAAGCTGCAGAAGCCATGGAAGCTTACAAGAAGGAAGTAGAGGAATACAACAAAAGTGTTGCTGAAATGAAAGGTGATGATCATGAAGAGAAGAGTTAG
- the LOC103493112 gene encoding COP1-interactive protein 1, producing MTKHRFRDSIKSLFGSHLDPETEQRLKGSKSDVEDKVNKIKKLIKDEDLGIKDHDQSENRGKQSVDELIDDFLKDYQALYEQYDSLAGELRRKFQKRREKESSSSSSSDSDSDDSNGSSKKKVSKDDRGLEKGFQEVGEIKKELEVALSEVADLKRILATTIKEHESLNSEHLTALNRIQEADRIIRDLKVESETWDAQKSKFQLEIEELNLRLSNAGKIEAELNERLNGMETERNSFIEENETARRRIEEGGKTIEELKTLADQLREKLSATMEEKETLNLKHLEALNNIQEVEKVTGILRAEVEALGLEKSKFLVDIEDLSQKLSAAGEIQSELKGRLKDIEIEKETLTEEKETAWRKIEAGDKIVEELNATIDSLKRQLTTTIEEKEALNFQHLEALSRAQEADTITRDLRVESETWSVEKSKLLLEIEDLNQKLDAAGKLEAQLNEKLKVVGIEYDNLIKENEAANRTIEEGQKIIEELNIMTDQVKRQLAATIEEKEVLNLDHATALSKITEADQIIGDMKTQSETWAVEKTDLLCMIEEMNQRISDAIKIEAELRGKLKDIEIERDGLIKEKEIAWKEIEQGKQVREELNATIDQLNSQLTITVEEKKALSLEHVMTLSKLQEANKIIEDFKVDADSWDVEKSKLLLQVEGLNQRLSYASKLETELNERLNIVEIEKVNLIKEREIAWKRIEEGEKIIKDLSEIGDQLKEEKITISQELETLRGEGSFLKQQIQSTEQQAAKLMHSLETSEGENRLLNLKIVEISSEIQLAQQKNQELVSQLQLLKEDLGVRETERSTLVEKHEAHVNESLTRVNMLEAQVTRLETELELLQSREKDLSQELEIKTAEAKQLGEENIGLQAQVSEIEILFRERENELSILRKKLEDSENRSSSNTANLTLEINRLLEEINSLHSQKGELEERMICSNEEASLQVKGLADQVDTLQQQLEVQQSQKIELELQLERTTQTISEYTIQIQKFKEELEDKISDVQRLVKEKEDLIVRIKDLESAFDSLCNEKHELEEKLKSQMDENSQLREEKFDLEKKFFELESNLTDRGVELATLHERQRNGEAEASSQKLILVAQVETLQEKLNSLQNEKSEFELRVEKEKQEVLDTLTQLEKEKVELLSSIGDHQRNLKEHEDAYEKLNDEYKLLEDQFQECKLKLDNAEVKMAVMAQEFHNDIRSKDLVKDDLELMAEDLKRDLEVKNDEINSLVENVRTIEVKLRLSNQKLRVTEQLLTEKEEIFRKAELKYLEQQRLLEEQIHGLSATIVANNEAHQRAISTVSENINSNLSQLECVIRKFISDYAKYEKCVIETSHDLQLAKSWVSKAIQETEGLKKEVANLGKQLQDKKERESILVEQVEKLETKVNKEGSEKDGLVQAIHQLEKRQRELEKMMEEKNEGMLGLKEEKKEAIRQLCMLIEYHRNRYDFLKDEVLKLNVKGGQSVR from the exons ATGACAAAGCACCGGTTCAGGGATTCTATAAAGTCTCTATTTGGGAGTCACCTTGATCCAGAAACAGAACAACGGCTCAAAGGGAGTAAATCAG AtgttgaggacaaggtgaataaaattaaaaaactcaTAAAAGATGAAGATCTAGGAATAAAAGACCACGACCAATCAGAAAATCGAGGCAAACAGTCCGTTGATGAATTAATTGATGATTTCCTTAAAGATTACCAGGCACTCTATGAACAATACGACAGTTTGGCCGGAGAGttgagaagaaaatttcaaaaaagaagggaaaaggaAAGCTCTTCATCTAGCTCATCTGACTCGGATTCAGATGATTCAAATGGTTCTTCAAAGAAAAAGGTCAGTAAAGATGATCGAGGCTTGGAGAAAGGATTCCAAGAAGTTGGTGAAATCAAGAAGGAACTTGAAGTAGCACTTTCAGAAGTAGCAGACTTGAAAAGGATATTGGCTACTACAATTAAAGAACACGAATCTCTAAATTCAGAACATCTGACAGCTTTAAACAGGATACAAGAAGCAGATAGAATTATTCGAGATTTGAAGGTTGAATCTGAGACTTGGGATGCTCAGAAGTCTAAATTTCAGCTTGAAATTGAAGAACTGAATCTGAGACTGAGTAATGCGGGTAAGATTGAAGCTGAGTTGAACGAGAGATTAAATGGCATGGAAACAGAGAGGAATAGTTTCATTGAAGAAAATGAGACTGCAAGGAGGAGGATTGAAGAGGGGGGAAAAACTATAGAGGAATTAAAGACTTTGGCTGATCAGTTGAGGGAGAAGTTGTCAGCCACAATGGAAGAAAAGGAGACTCTAAACTTAAAACACTTGGAAGCGCTAAACAATATACAAGAAGTAGAAAAGGTCACAGGAATCCTGAGGGCTGAGGTTGAAGCATTGGGTCTTGAAAAATCTAAATTTCTAGTCGATATTGAAGACCTGAGTCAGAAATTGAGTGCTGCTGGCGAAATTCAATCTGAATTGAAGGGGAGACTTAAAGATATTGAAATAGAGAAGGAAACCTTGACCGAGGAGAAGGAGACTGCATGGAGGAAAATTGAGGCGGGGGATAAAATTGTAGAAGAATTAAATGCCACAATTGATTCTTTGAAGAGGCAGTTAACAACTACAATTGAAGAAAAGGAAGCTCTGAACTTCCAGCACTTGGAAGCTTTAAGTAGGGCACAAGAAGCAGATACTATTACAAGAGATCTGAGGGTCGAATCAGAGACCTGGAGTGTTGAAAAATCTAAATTGCTCCTTGAGATTGAAGATCTGAATCAGAAGTTGGATGCTGCTGGAAAATTGGAAGCACAATTGAATGAGAAATTGAAAGTTGTTGGAATTGAATATGATAACTTGATCAAGGAAAATGAAGCTGCAAATAGGACGATTGAAGAAGGACAGAAAATTATAGAAGAACTGAATATCATGACTGATCAGGTTAAGAGGCAGTTGGCAGCTACGATTGAAGAAAAGGAAGTTCTGAACTTGGATCATGCGACAGCTTTAAGCAAGATTACTGAGGCTGATCAGATTATAGGAGATATGAAGACACAATCTGAAACATGGGCCGTCGAAAAAACTGATCTTCTTTGCATGATTGAAGAGATGAATCAAAGAATAAGCGATGCTATTAAGATAGAAGCAGAACTCCGTGGAAAATTGAAAGATATTGAAATTGAGAGAGATGGGTTGATCAAGGAAAAGGAGATTGCATGGAAGGAGATTGAACAAGGTAAACAAGTTAGAGAAGAATTAAATGCCACGATTGATCAACTGAACAGTCAATTGACAATTACagtagaagaaaagaaagctCTCAGCTTAGAACATGTGATGACCTTAAGTAAGCTTCAAGAAGCAAATAAAATCATAGAAGATTTTAAAGTTGACGCAGATAGTTGGGACGTGGAAAAATCTAAGCTGTTACTTCAAGTTGAAGGGTTGAATCAGAGACTGAGTTATGCTTCTAAGTTAGAAACAGAACTTAATGAAAGATTGAACATTGTGGAAATTGAGAAAGTCAACTTGATAAAAGAAAGGGAAATTGCTTGGAAGAGGATTGAAGAGGGAGAGAAGATTATAAAGGATTTAAGTGAGATTGGTGATCAGCTAAAAGAGGAAAAGATTACCATTTCCCAAGAATTGGAAACACTTCGAGGAGAAGGTTCTTTCTTGAAGCAGCAAATTCAGTCTACTGAACAGCAGGCTGCAAAATTAATGCATTCTCTAGAAACATCTGAGGGAGAAAATAGATTATTGAACTTGAAAATTGTAGAGATCTCGAGTGAGATTCAATTGGCTCAACAGAAAAACCAAGAACTTGTGTCTCAGTTGCAACTGTTGAAGGAAGATTTGGGCGTGAGGGAAACAGAACGTTCTACTCTTGTTGAGAAGCACGAGGCACATGTGAATGAATCATTAACTCGCGTAAATATGCTAGAAGCTCAAGTTACACGGTTGGAAACAGAACTGGAGTTATTGCAATCACGTGAGAAAGATTTGTCTCAAGAATTGGAGATAAAAACAGCTGAAGCAAAACAATTGGGAGAGGAAAATATTGGATTACAAGCCCAAGTTTCAGAGATTGAAATATTATTTAGGGAGAGAGAAAATGAACTTTCAATTCTTAGAAAGAAACTTGAAGACAGCGAGAATCGATCATCATCTAACACAGCAAATTTGACTCTGGAGATCAACCGCTTACTAGAAGAGATTAATTCTTTACATTCTCAAAAAGGTGAACTAGAAGAGCGGATGATATGCAGTAATGAAGAAGCTTCATTGCAAGTCAAGGGCCTGGCAGATCAGGTGGATACATTGCAGCAACAGTTGGAAGTCCAACAGAGCcaaaaaattgaattggagTTGCAACTTGAGAGGACAACTCAGACGATTTCAGAATATACAATACAGATACAAAAGTTTAAGGAGGAATTAGAAGACAAGATTTCGGATGTACAGAGATTagtgaaagagaaagaagatttAATAGTGCGAATCAAGGATCTTGAATCAGCATTTGACTCCTTATGCAATGAAAAGCACGAACTTGAGGAGAAACTTAAAAGTCAGATGGATGAGAATAGTCAACTACGGGAGGAAAAGTTTGATCTGGAGAAGAAATTTTTTGAATTAGAAAGTAACTTGACAGATAGAGGAGTTGAGCTTGCTACTCTCCATGAGAGACAAAGAAATGGAGAAGCTGAAGCCTCAAGCCAAAAACTAATCTTAGTGGCTCAGGTTGAAACTCTGCAAGAGAAGTTGAATTCTTTGCAGAATGAAAAAAGTGAATTTGAGTTGCGGGTTGAAAAGGAGAAACAAGAAGTCTTGGATACCTTAACTCAACTGGAAAAGGAGAAAGTTGAGTTATTGAGTTCAATTGGTGATCATCAAAGAAATTTGAAGGAACACGAGGATGCATATGAAAAGCTAAATGATGAGTATAAACTGCTTGAAGATCAGTTTCAAGAATGTAAGCTAAAGCTTGATAATGCAGAAGTGAAGATGGCAGTAATGGCCCAAGAATTTCATAATGACATCAGATCAAAGGACCTAGTGAAAGATGACCTGGAGCTAATGGCTGAGGATCTGAAAAGAGACCTGGAAGTAAAAAATGATGAGATAAATAGCCTGGTTGAAAATGTTCGCACAATTGAGGTCAAGCTCCGGTTATCAAACCAAAAGCTTCGTGTTACAGAACAATTATTAACTGAAAAGGAAGAGATATTTCGAAAAGCTGAATTGAAGTATCTAGAGCAACAGAGACTGCTTGAAGAACAAATTCATGGACTTTCTGCAACGATTGTTGCCAACAATGAAGCGCACCAAAGGGCGATATCTACTGTTTCAGAAAACATTAACAGTAACCTCTCCCAACTGGAATGTGTCATCAGGAAGTTCATATCGGACTATGCAAAGTATGAGAAGTGTGTCATTGAGACATCCCACGATCTACAGCTTGCAAAGAGTTGGGTCTCAAAAGCTATTCAAGAAACAGAAGGCCTAAAAAAAGAGGTGGCAAACCTTGGCAAACAACTTCAagataagaaagaaagagaatcAATACTTGTAGAACAAGTTGAGAAATTGGAGACTAAGGTCAACAAGGAAGGATCTGAGAAGGATGGATTGGTTCAAGCAATCCACCAACTTGAAAAGAGACAGAGAGAACTAGAGAAGATGATGGAAGAGAAGAATGAAGGTATGCTGGGCCTGAAAGAGGAGAAAAAAGAAGCGATAAGGCAACTTTGCATGTTGATCGAGTATCACCGTAACCGCTATGATTTTCTCAAAGATGAGGTCTTAAAGCTGAATGTTAAAGGAGGCCAGAGTGTAAGATA G